The genomic region CCGTGGATTGGTTACTACCAGTTCTTTTGATTGGCTAAGAGTTCATATTGACAAGCTATTATCCAATGCAATCGATTGGAGCTCAGGAGGCGGAGTTTTTAGGAATACGGGTGGTGGAGAAAATAACACCAGGCGTGGCGTAAATACTTCCGCCTTTCTCAAAGGACCACAAAAATGGTAAGAAGATTTCTGCCGCATCAAAGTGgcactattttctttttttggggtTTAATGTTcactgtctgattttttttgttataatcaGAGTGATAAATTCTACGTTGTTTGAGATCGAAATATGAAGCTAATTAAACCTAAAATTCCGTATTGGTCTCTGTGCTAGCTTGCTAACGTTACCTAGCTAGCATGTATTACAATGTTATAAGCGCGTAgtatatcattatttatttagactAAAAAATACACATACTTTAATCTAGATAGAGGAGGTGTTTATgctgtatttatgtgtattcATTTGCATTAAGTGATGCTGTCTCTGGTATTCACTGTCACtccctgatgatgatgatgaagatgatgatgatgatgaagcataGATTCCTACAAGAATGTCACCTGTTAGGATGTTTTGATAGAATTCCCCGCAACTCATGCAGAATCCATAATGCAGTCTGCTCTACTGACCCCTTCCCTTTATAAAGCACTGGCCCTAACGCCTTGTGTTGCAGGTGACTGACATCacaattcattttgttttaaaatgtccaCATTTTTCCAGACGGCGACTCTGCGTCCGTACCTGAACGCCGTGCGTGCCACCCTGCAGGCGGCCCTGTGTTTGGAGAACTTCTCCTCTCAGGTGGTGGAACGGCACAACAAGCCGGAGGTGGAGGTCAGGTGAGTCAGAGAGCGCCTGGGCTCGCTTCCTGACTGTTCATTGATGTGAACTGATAGAGCTACAGTTTGCTGGTCACGGTTTGGAGAATTTTTACTCTCGTCTCTCTACAGGAGCAGCAAAGAGTTGCTGCTGCAGCCGGTGGTGATCAGCCGTAACGATAAGGAGAAAGTCCTGATCGAGGGCTCCATCAACTCGGTGCGGGTCAGCATCGCTGTCAAACAGGTACCGCGTcctgtttcctttcttttattctCCTCAAACTGTTATTCACAGAGCATCCTAAACGTCTGATTTCTTGCACTCAAATCACACCATTCAATACAAGATATAATTAAAGGTGTTGctgaaaaacatttaattttccTGGTATCTGGcaaccttaccttttttttttaacttattaaaatgaaatctgATGTCTCGAACCAGGCGGATGAGATCGAGAAGATCCTGTGCCACAAGTTCATGCGCTTCATGATGATGAGAGCCGAGAACTTCTTCATCCTAAGAAGGAAACCTGTGGAGGTGAGTCAAAACTAGAGAGAGCAATAAACACGCATCTGCTTGAAGTTTAACGTTTACTTTTATGGTGTCAATAACACTACGCTGCTGATGAATAAAACAAGTAATAGAACAATTTTTGGAGCGTCCAGTGTCACAGTACAGACCCTTTGTGGTTTCCCAGTCACGCGACAAGGCAGCGTGAGTTTTGttaagtagagagagagagaaaaacaagcgAGTGGTGACGTAACAACTGTTTAGAGTTGTTATAACGTAAGTGAGAACTTGTTTGGTGGACGTCCAATAGCACACAGTGTAACTATATATGGATAAAAAGTAAGCATAACTAAAACACAACTTTAGGGTGGAAATGCTGTGTAGAACTTCATCACTCATGtcagtgttgtttgttgttgttttaaattaGACACAAATTTCAGGCGTGACGGATCAACATAATTTTTAACCAAACATTTCACAAAAGATCTTtttgtgcattaatataaatctctgtgtgtgtgaatttcacttcaacttctccctctctctctctctctctctctctcagggctACGACATCAGCTTCCTCATCACTAACTTCCACACGGAGCAGATGTACAAACACAAGCTGGTGGACTTCGTCATCCATTTCATGGAGGAAATCGACAAAGAGATCAGCGAGATGAAGCTGGCCGTCAACGCACGCGCTCGCATCGTCGCCGAGGAATTCCTCAAAAACGTACGCCTCTTTTCTCTCCCTACAGAATTAGCCGCAGTGATCGGTACACACttgcatttattttgttgttgttgttgttgttgttgcagttTTGAGGACATCTGTCTCGGTGCTCTTTATGGAGTTTGCTgtaaagagagagcgagagagtgtgcgagagagagaaagagagagagagagagagaggcatcgCAGGAATTTAAAGCTCAGCAGGAGCTCATCGTCACAGAATCCAAAACGAACCCGAGGAACGAACCCGACTGATCCTGCGATGACGTACGCAGCATCCCCCCCCCCTTATTCCGCCTTCCGTCTTCTGTTAAAGGTGCTTCTTGTTCCCATGGATATTGATCACTGTACGTTTAAACatagagaagaagaaaaaatgaaccCCATTTtctgaagaataaaaaaaaaaatactcaagGTCAAGGCAGGTCCTTAAAAAGTATTATTCAAATATCCATTAATATCCATGGGCACAggaaacaccaccaacaacacgaTGTAAAGTGGCTTGTATTCATTGTTGCGTCTTTTATATACTCCAtgtggttttgtttagttttattttttttgttacgaaTACGTGACGCATCACgacaggcaaaaaaaataaatagtggGTGTTTATATTTTGACACAGCCTCTGATTATAATTGCAGGTGAAAtataaagtaaagaaaaaaaatgtaaaactgatGGTAGCGATGAAACCAATAAAGATCTATTGCGCTTTGTGTAGCCCGAGGGATTCGTTTCATTCTTTCTATGAGAAGAAAGCCGCAGAGGGAAACCATATCGCCTCCAGATCTGAATCAGACAAGAGTTCTGTTCATGGTCTGAACCGAATCTTGGTATTAAAAAGCAGAAGAAtgattcatttccttcctttgtGATGTGAAGTCAGTGCATGAGAGCGGACagctcttcttcttttcttttctttttttagcgTAGTACAGCTGAGTGACACGACGGAAATATCATAAACTGCtgctatttaaaatgaaatattaaagtaaaaacacgacatatacagaaatatacacagatcaggtataacattatgaccactgagaggtgaagtgaataagactgatgatctcctcatcatggcacctgttagtgggtgggatatattaggcagcaagtcaacattttgtcctcaaagttagaagcaggaaaaatggacaagcgtaaggatttgagctttgagttttgagtttgacgaagggccaaattgtgatggctagaccactggatcagagcatctccaactcTTTTGGAGTGTTcccgggctgcagtggtcagtatctctcaaaggtggtctaaggaaggattagtggtgaactggagacagggtcattggtggacaaggctcattaatgctggttctgatagaaaggtgtcagaatacacagtgcaggatgggccagggctgttttggcagcaaaaagggggaccaacagaatattaggcaggtggtcatcattttatgcctgatcggtatgtatataaaaaaggcTGCTATATTTAGAGcaaaaattaaattaacatttaacatatcATAATCAGCTTCGATTTagttattaattaaatttatgtaaaaaaaaaaaaaataataataataataaattgttaaaaatcTGTAATCACAGTATCCGTGACATCGTTTATCAGGTTGTGGATATTTCATGGTCACGTCCCTCCGCCCGACGGCGTCACCAAACACAGAGACGTTTCTACGCTGTCTGTGATTTAGAATGACTTACGAATACATTCAGTAAGATGTTCTAACGCATTCATAAGGCATTATACTCACGGATACGAGTCTTTCTGAAAAAAGCCTTCTTTCTAAAATGTTAAAAGAAAGCattatagtgtttataatgcaCTATAACTCCGCTATAACTTGTCTTAACATACCGTGTCACTTAACACCTATCCTGTGAAAAGTCTGCAATATAAAGAGAGATGAGTAGATTTTGTGTCGCAGGAATGACCTGAAAACCTTCTCGCGTTACAGAAAATCGAGGACACGGCATGTT from Hemibagrus wyckioides isolate EC202008001 linkage group LG21, SWU_Hwy_1.0, whole genome shotgun sequence harbors:
- the arpc4l gene encoding actin related protein 2/3 complex, subunit 4, like; protein product: MTATLRPYLNAVRATLQAALCLENFSSQVVERHNKPEVEVRSSKELLLQPVVISRNDKEKVLIEGSINSVRVSIAVKQADEIEKILCHKFMRFMMMRAENFFILRRKPVEGYDISFLITNFHTEQMYKHKLVDFVIHFMEEIDKEISEMKLAVNARARIVAEEFLKNF